From Sphingobacterium bambusae:
TGCCGTTGTTCTTCGTTTACATAAACCACATCGAAGACACCATCTGCTGTTGATGCTTGGGGGGCCAGCATTAGATTAGGGCCAATGGACTGGATGTTCATTACTTCCAATAGGAGGCATTTTCCTTCGTATGTCTTTCCTTCGGTCTTTAGTGTATATGGTTCTGCATCGGCCTCCAAGACTAGTTTGTGCAATACTTCCAAGGCAAGTTTCAATTCATCCTTCGCTGATTCAACCTTACTTTTGTCAGCGGCCTCCATCGCTTGCATCAGATTCGGAAACAAACCATAACCTGCACTTTCCATAAAGAAATCGGTGGTATCCGGGTTTTTGATAACCCCGATGTCAAAGCGTTGCCGCTTACTTTTTTTCCAATTCTTGATATGCGTCTCACGGGGCAGTTCGTTGTCGATGCCCAAGGTTTTCGACATATTATTAGCGGTGCCCATCGGCAAGATAGCTATAGGGATCTTTTTTGCCAGCGCATTGCGTTGAACAAGCTCCTTGACCACACGTCGGATGGTACCATCGCCGCCCGCCACCACGGCAAAATCTGCTTGGTCAAGCTGTTCTTTCCAACTGTCATCTTCCTTCACAGAAAAGTAGACACAGCCAAAGCCTTCCTGTTCGATAGCTTTCACCAGCTCCGTATTTAGATGATCCTCATCACCAGCGCCCGGGTTATGTAGTAGAATGGTTTGTTCCATGGATTTTATTTACAATTGAACATTTGTGGGGGCTTAATTGTTGTTAAAATGTAGAAAATAAAATAAAAGTGAAGGTTATGAGGATATTAGTGACAAATGATGATGGTATATATAGCCCAGGAATTGCGGCCCTAGCAGCGATAGCAAAAAAGTTTGGTGATGTACGCGTAGTGGCGCCCGATGTAGAACAATCGTCCATGGGACATGCTGTAACGCACTCGCGCCCGTTAGGCTACAAAAAGTCGCCGATCGAGTTTCCTGACGTGGAAGCGCACCGGGTGAATGGTACACCGGCAGATTGTGTTGCGATGGGTACACACCTCTGGAGTGATGTCGATGTGGTGCTTTCGGGCATTAACATGGGGCCTAACCTAGGTAATTCGATGTGGCATTCGGGAACCTTAGCGGCAGCTAAGCAGGCTGTGCTTTTCGGGATCAAAGGTATTGCCCTGAGCACGCCCGTGGGTAAAACAGAACCCGATTTCGATGTGTTGGCGCCCTATGTAGAGCGTACGCTGGAGCTGCTGCTGAAAGACACGGAATTGGCTCTTTACAATGTGAATTTTCCGCCTAACCCCAAGGATATTGCTTGGACACGGCAATCGGTACGTCTCTACGACGGAACAATCGTGCCTGGCACTGACCCTATGGGCAGAAAGCATTACTGGTTTACGGTGACTCCGCTGGAACCAGCAGATGAGGGGACAGACCGTTGGGCTGTAGAGCATGATTTGGTTTCCATCACCCCCCTTCGGCTGGATCTAACGGACGAGAAGACATTGGCCGATAAACTTGTGTGATAAGCGATTTGTAGCATTACAGTCGGCAAAATCTACCAAAGGTGAAAATCGGATATTTGTTTTTTTCTTGACTGTTGAAGTATAGATTTTCGTAATGTAGCCTTCGCTTTCCAAATGAGGCGAAGGCTACATTTTCATTTAGCTTCGAGATTTTATCTCGGCTTGGACTTGCCCAAGCAGGATAAATCCGGGGAGAATGGTTGTCAAACAGCCTATACTTACGGCCATCAAAGCCGGCATATGTTTGGTTATGGCCATATAAAAAAGAATGCCGCAAACAATGAGTAGCACGATGCCTATACCGATTAAGGGTGCAGCAATTTTTTTCTTTCTATCTTGAAGTTCTTCGAGGGTTAATTCAGTTAGTTTTTTTGTGTTTTTCATATACGATTTAAGTTAAGCACTGTTTTAACAGCTTCTAAATATAGTGATATTTGGCGTAATCTTTATTGGGAAGCTTTTTTTGCTATTATCAATAGTTTAGAAGTAAAGTAGGATGCAGTTTTCAGCAGCAATTAAGGTTGCTATGTATTGAAATACGATGCGTTCTAGATACCTATTTTAAATCCAAGTTCCGTGTAATTTAATACTAAGTTAATATGCTTCCACTATATTTGATGCGTTAACTCCTATGGCACAGATTATTCCCTTGTACAAAAATTGGCTCGTCGCCATCAAAGAAAGCGACAGCAGATCGGCATTCTCCGCTATCTATGCACAATTTTGGAAGGATCTGTTTGGGCATGCATTAAAGAGGCTAAAAGACGAACAGCAGGCGGAAGATATCGTTCAGGAGCTTTTTGTACAATTTTGGGAGCAACGGCAAAAGTTGGATATAGACATGAATTTGCCAGCTTACCTTTATGGTATGTTGAAATTCAAGATTATAGATTTCTTTAACTCCAACAAAGTTAAACCACAGCTTTTAGCCTATTGGGCAGAAGATATGCACCACTATGTGCAACATCACCCCGAAGAACTGGATGCTTACTTGCATTTGGAGGAGCTCTTGGAAGAGGAACTGCAAAAAATGCCGCACAACATGAAAGAGGCTATCGTGCTTAAATGGGATCAGCTTAGTATCAGAGAGATTGCGGAGAAGTTGAACCTTTCCGAACAAACGGTCAAAAACAATCTTACAGAAGGAAGTAAACGATTGCAACGATCGCTGTTACAGCGCGGAAATGGTCGATATAGTGTGCTTTTGTGTCTAGCAGTACAATCCGTGGCTTTACTTACGCGCTGAGATTTTGAGCTGCACATAACTTAACATTTCCTTTATGATTTCTTGAAGTACTTTTTCATCCTTTTATAGACATCTATATAAAAGGAATACATAAAGTGAAAAAGAAAATCTTCCATTTTTTAACGTACCGTTACCATCAAGGTACTGCGAGTAAGCAGGAGAAGCAGCTGTTCGATCGCTGGTACCAAAGCCTTGATCAGCGGCAAGAAGTCTTGCCTACTGATTTACCTGAAAGGGAGCAACGATCGTTAAATCATATCTTACAGGTTATCGACAGTAGGTCCGTTGTCGATTCAAAAACATCTTTTAAGTCTTGGAAGTGGTTCGCCGGCGTAGCAGCCGTTTTGCTTTGCATTACGGGTATAACAGTATTTATACAACAATTTAATCAGGTGGAAACCAAGCTTGCTGTAGAACATGCGTATCGTATTTTCGAAACACAGGTAGGCGAACGCAAAGAGCTAGCACTGCC
This genomic window contains:
- a CDS encoding RNA polymerase sigma factor, which gives rise to MAQIIPLYKNWLVAIKESDSRSAFSAIYAQFWKDLFGHALKRLKDEQQAEDIVQELFVQFWEQRQKLDIDMNLPAYLYGMLKFKIIDFFNSNKVKPQLLAYWAEDMHHYVQHHPEELDAYLHLEELLEEELQKMPHNMKEAIVLKWDQLSIREIAEKLNLSEQTVKNNLTEGSKRLQRSLLQRGNGRYSVLLCLAVQSVALLTR
- the surE gene encoding 5'/3'-nucleotidase SurE, with the protein product MRILVTNDDGIYSPGIAALAAIAKKFGDVRVVAPDVEQSSMGHAVTHSRPLGYKKSPIEFPDVEAHRVNGTPADCVAMGTHLWSDVDVVLSGINMGPNLGNSMWHSGTLAAAKQAVLFGIKGIALSTPVGKTEPDFDVLAPYVERTLELLLKDTELALYNVNFPPNPKDIAWTRQSVRLYDGTIVPGTDPMGRKHYWFTVTPLEPADEGTDRWAVEHDLVSITPLRLDLTDEKTLADKLV
- a CDS encoding diacylglycerol/lipid kinase family protein, which produces MEQTILLHNPGAGDEDHLNTELVKAIEQEGFGCVYFSVKEDDSWKEQLDQADFAVVAGGDGTIRRVVKELVQRNALAKKIPIAILPMGTANNMSKTLGIDNELPRETHIKNWKKSKRQRFDIGVIKNPDTTDFFMESAGYGLFPNLMQAMEAADKSKVESAKDELKLALEVLHKLVLEADAEPYTLKTEGKTYEGKCLLLEVMNIQSIGPNLMLAPQASTADGVFDVVYVNEEQRQDFANYIQQLIDDKPDAAFSYNSFEAKELSIDCSSKYMHLDDELILPLKNPLALDVRENVLEFLVVGD